From the Hyphomicrobium sp. ghe19 genome, one window contains:
- the flgK gene encoding flagellar hook-associated protein FlgK: MTLTQSIGNARSSLSTVSEQISVVSQNIARVNDSDATRKIANVVTMGGGGVSVAGISRTANKLLLDTYLSANASNQTQTVVNSALDRLENTVGDTDSENSPAALISKLNSALQNYSTTPQNGAVAATVVSAAQSLATALNSATQAVTDIRNQADSDISTSVSNINNLLAQFEKLNQSVVKGTSSGADITDVLDQRDAVLKQLSTEVGIRTVSRAGGDMAIYTDSGVTLFDKTARQVTFAPTSNLSPSSVGSPVYADGVPIAGTPHTMSISSGKLAGLVDVRDNIALTYQSQLDEIARGLIEATAETDQSATPTLPAAAGLFTYGGGPAIPASGTVIAGLAGSIKINSTVDPAQGGNAQLVRDGGIAGNAAYTYNATGAASYTDRIQQLMSSLTASRSFDGSSQLPQTASVADYAKSSVSWLEALRQSASSEAESRQTLADRASSALSRETGVSLDEEMTNLLDLERTFQASSRLINTVDNMLATLLQSIN; this comes from the coding sequence ATGACGCTTACACAGAGTATCGGCAACGCGCGTTCAAGTCTTTCGACTGTTTCTGAGCAAATCTCGGTAGTCTCGCAGAACATTGCGCGCGTCAACGATTCCGATGCGACACGTAAGATCGCAAACGTCGTCACAATGGGGGGTGGCGGCGTCAGCGTCGCTGGCATATCGCGGACAGCAAACAAGCTTCTGCTTGATACTTACTTGAGTGCGAATGCCAGTAATCAGACTCAGACCGTGGTCAACTCGGCGCTCGACCGGCTTGAGAATACGGTCGGAGACACAGACTCTGAAAACTCACCAGCCGCTCTCATCTCCAAACTAAATTCGGCACTTCAAAACTATTCGACTACGCCTCAGAACGGTGCCGTTGCAGCGACGGTGGTTTCGGCCGCACAGTCGTTGGCAACGGCGCTCAATTCCGCCACCCAGGCCGTCACGGACATCCGAAATCAGGCCGATTCCGACATTTCGACGTCGGTCTCCAACATCAATAATCTGCTCGCTCAATTCGAGAAGCTCAATCAGAGCGTCGTGAAGGGAACGAGCAGCGGCGCAGACATCACGGACGTCCTCGATCAGCGAGACGCCGTCCTGAAGCAGCTGTCGACGGAAGTCGGCATACGAACAGTTTCGCGCGCCGGCGGCGATATGGCGATCTATACCGACAGCGGCGTCACGCTATTTGATAAAACCGCTCGCCAGGTGACTTTCGCTCCAACGTCAAATCTTTCGCCGAGTTCGGTCGGTTCTCCGGTATATGCGGATGGCGTTCCGATCGCGGGCACGCCCCACACGATGTCGATCAGCTCCGGCAAGCTGGCGGGCCTTGTCGACGTTAGAGACAATATTGCGCTCACGTATCAGAGCCAGCTCGATGAGATCGCTCGAGGCCTCATCGAAGCAACCGCCGAGACTGATCAATCCGCGACGCCGACGCTTCCAGCTGCAGCTGGTCTATTTACATACGGTGGCGGCCCGGCAATTCCAGCGTCCGGAACGGTCATCGCGGGCCTGGCGGGCTCGATCAAAATCAATTCGACTGTCGACCCTGCGCAAGGCGGCAACGCGCAGCTTGTGCGAGACGGCGGCATCGCCGGAAACGCGGCCTATACGTACAACGCGACGGGAGCTGCATCCTACACGGATCGAATTCAGCAGTTGATGTCGAGTCTCACCGCGTCACGTTCGTTCGACGGTTCGTCCCAGCTGCCGCAAACAGCATCCGTCGCCGATTACGCAAAATCTTCCGTATCATGGCTCGAAGCGCTGAGACAATCGGCAAGTTCCGAGGCTGAGTCCCGGCAGACCCTGGCCGATCGGGCGAGCTCCGCGCTCTCGCGAGAAACAGGCGTGAGTTTGGACGAAGAGATGACCAACCTTCTCGACCTGGAGCGCACCTTCCAGGCCTCGTCGCGTCTGATCAATACGGTCGATAACATGCTTGCAACCCTCCTACAGTCGATCAACTAA